In a single window of the Pseudomonas oryzihabitans genome:
- a CDS encoding GNAT family N-acetyltransferase/peptidase C39 family protein, whose translation MSFMLRPAGLDDLAALVDLEARCFSYDRLSRRNFHWMLTRANAVLILAENDRQVAGYALVLFHQNTSLARLYSIAVDPAARGHRLGQRLLDAAEDEAVERDCAYLRLEVRPDNAAAIALYERNGYLPFDTVEDYYEDHSQALRFEKRIRQPREGQARPVPFYRQTTDFTCGPSCLLMAMGALQPGRPLERREELRLWREATTIYMTAGHGGCGPHGLALAAQRRGFRVTLQVNTRGPLFLDGVRSEEKKEVMRLVHEDFSAEVKQSPIERLYRTRLDVAGWVAEGAFPLVLISSFRLTKAKGPHWVLVTDCDEDFVYLHDPDVDHSQHRRELDCQHIPVSHAEFDKMSRFGRGKLRAAVVLRPA comes from the coding sequence ATGAGTTTCATGCTCAGGCCCGCCGGGCTGGACGATCTGGCGGCACTGGTCGATCTGGAAGCCCGCTGCTTCAGCTATGACCGCCTTTCCCGGCGCAATTTCCACTGGATGCTCACCCGGGCGAACGCCGTGCTCATCCTGGCGGAAAACGACCGCCAGGTGGCCGGCTACGCTCTGGTGCTGTTTCACCAGAACACCTCGCTGGCGCGTCTCTACTCCATCGCCGTCGATCCGGCGGCCCGTGGCCATCGTCTGGGTCAGCGCCTGCTCGACGCCGCCGAAGACGAGGCGGTGGAGCGCGACTGCGCCTATCTGCGCCTGGAAGTACGACCGGACAACGCCGCCGCCATCGCCCTTTATGAGCGCAATGGCTATCTGCCCTTCGACACGGTGGAGGACTACTACGAAGACCACAGCCAGGCGCTGCGCTTCGAAAAGCGTATCCGCCAGCCACGCGAAGGGCAGGCGCGCCCGGTACCCTTCTATCGCCAGACCACCGACTTCACCTGTGGCCCGTCCTGCCTGCTGATGGCCATGGGCGCGCTGCAGCCGGGCCGGCCATTGGAGCGGCGCGAGGAACTGCGGCTGTGGCGTGAAGCCACGACCATCTACATGACCGCGGGCCATGGTGGTTGCGGCCCCCATGGCCTGGCCCTGGCCGCCCAGCGACGCGGCTTCCGCGTGACCTTGCAGGTCAACACCCGGGGCCCACTGTTTCTCGACGGGGTCCGCAGCGAAGAGAAGAAGGAAGTCATGCGCCTGGTGCATGAAGACTTCAGCGCCGAGGTCAAGCAGTCGCCCATCGAGCGTCTCTACCGTACCCGCCTGGACGTGGCTGGCTGGGTCGCCGAAGGCGCCTTTCCCCTGGTGCTGATCAGCTCCTTCCGGCTGACCAAGGCCAAGGGGCCACACTGGGTGCTGGTCACCGACTGCGACGAGGACTTCGTCTATCTGCACGATCCCGATGTCGACCACAGTCAGCACCGGCGGGAGCTGGACTGTCAGCACATTCCCGTCTCCCACGCCGAGTTCGACAAGATGAGTCGCTTCGGCCGCGGCAAGCTGCGCGCCGCAGTGGTGCTGCGGCCCGCCTGA
- a CDS encoding RimK family protein, giving the protein MSKLYIVVERKEDWSSYYPSEDVITAQEYLEQSNEQDNGKRVQVINLCRSQKYLGHGYYCSLLAEARGHKVIPSVRTISELARKSLYGLALEDLDKLLTKALAGHPYGSADGFTLTLYFGNTDIAPLQDLARQVFEAFPCPLLLVEFRRDRAGWHIGGLKLGSIHKLHEQQEDHFANALDGFSRRVWLKPGRREKYRFDLAILHDPKEAFPPSDAKALKNFVRVGKHLGMDVELIEKKDYARLGEFDALFIRETTAIDHHTYRFAKKAESEGLVVMDDPRSILRCTNKVYLADLLRAHKLDMPATEILYKDNPGQLEGLGERLGFPLVLKIPDGSFSRGVIKVEDPAQLRKASAELFERSVLLLAQEFFYTEYDWRIGVLNQEPIFACQYFMSKGHWQIYDHSASATEVSGDFRTLAVQDAPHAVVELAVRTANLIGDGLYGVDLKQAGDKLAVIEVNDNPNIDCGVEDLVLKDDLYALVLEEFIRRLESQRGGQPW; this is encoded by the coding sequence GTGAGCAAGCTGTATATCGTCGTGGAACGCAAGGAAGACTGGTCGTCCTACTATCCCAGCGAAGACGTCATCACCGCCCAGGAATACCTGGAGCAGTCCAACGAACAGGACAATGGCAAGCGGGTCCAGGTCATCAACCTCTGCCGCAGCCAGAAGTACCTCGGCCACGGCTACTACTGCTCGCTCCTCGCCGAAGCCCGCGGGCACAAGGTCATCCCCTCCGTGCGCACCATCAGCGAGTTGGCGCGCAAGTCGCTCTATGGCCTGGCCCTGGAGGACCTGGACAAGCTACTGACCAAGGCGCTGGCCGGCCATCCCTATGGCAGCGCCGATGGCTTCACCCTCACGCTCTATTTTGGCAATACCGACATCGCCCCCTTGCAGGATTTGGCGCGCCAGGTCTTCGAGGCCTTTCCCTGTCCGCTGCTGCTGGTGGAATTTCGCCGCGACCGCGCCGGTTGGCACATCGGCGGACTCAAGCTGGGCAGCATCCACAAGCTGCACGAACAGCAGGAAGATCACTTCGCCAACGCCCTCGACGGCTTCAGTCGCCGCGTCTGGCTAAAGCCCGGCCGCCGCGAGAAGTACCGATTCGACCTCGCCATCCTGCATGACCCCAAGGAAGCCTTTCCGCCTTCCGATGCCAAGGCGCTGAAGAACTTCGTGCGCGTCGGCAAGCACCTGGGCATGGACGTGGAGCTGATCGAAAAGAAGGACTATGCACGACTGGGTGAATTCGACGCCCTGTTCATTCGCGAGACCACCGCCATCGATCACCATACCTATCGCTTCGCCAAGAAAGCCGAAAGCGAGGGCCTGGTCGTGATGGACGATCCGCGCTCGATCCTCAGATGCACCAACAAGGTCTATCTGGCCGACCTCCTGCGCGCTCACAAGCTGGACATGCCCGCCACCGAGATCCTCTACAAGGACAACCCCGGCCAGCTCGAAGGGCTCGGCGAGCGCCTGGGCTTTCCGCTGGTGCTGAAAATCCCCGATGGCTCCTTTTCCCGGGGTGTCATCAAGGTCGAGGACCCGGCGCAGCTGCGCAAGGCCAGTGCCGAATTGTTCGAGCGCTCGGTGCTACTGCTGGCCCAGGAATTCTTTTACACCGAATACGACTGGCGCATCGGCGTGCTCAACCAGGAGCCGATCTTTGCCTGCCAGTACTTCATGTCCAAGGGCCACTGGCAGATCTACGACCACAGCGCCAGCGCCACCGAGGTCAGCGGCGATTTCCGTACCCTGGCGGTGCAGGACGCGCCCCACGCCGTGGTCGAACTGGCGGTACGCACTGCCAACCTGATTGGCGACGGTCTCTATGGCGTGGACCTGAAACAGGCGGGCGACAAGCTGGCGGTGATCGAGGTGAACGACAACCCCAACATCGATTGTGGGGTGGAGGATCTGGTGCTCAAAGACGATCTCTACGCCCTGGTGCTGGAGGAGTTCATCCGGCGGCTGGAATCGCAACGCGGCGGACAGCCCTGGTAA